From the Pseudomonas monsensis genome, the window GTCGCCCTGTCCTTTAAGGAAATCACGGTCGACTACCTGCAGGTCGATGATGCGCCAGCAGATCGCCGCAACCATGATGCCGAGCAGCGCCACCATCACCCGGAAGCGCCACGGAAAGAGTGCCCCTTCGAGTTTCATCATGGCGCCACCATCTTCACGTCAGCCGCGCCAGGGATGTGCATTTTCAGTTGTTCGGTGGCCAGCACTTCAATCCGGCTGTGCGCGGTCCAGGTGCTTTGCTCGAGAATCAGGCGCCCCCACTCGGCCTGCGCCTTGTCGCGTACGCTGAGCTCGTTATACAGGGTGTTGAGCAACTGACGGTTCCAGTGCGCGCTGTAAGACACGCCGATGGCCGACACGAGCACGCCGATAAACAGCAGCAGCATCAGAAAGCTGCCGCCCGGCAGGGGCTTGGCGAAAAGCTTGCTCACCGCAACTTCTCCGCGACGCGCATGACGGCGCTACGGGAACGTGGGTTGGCTTTGAGTTCGGCATCGGAGGCCGTCTGCGCTTTGCCATGAATTTTGATTTTCGGTTCGAACGCCACGTGGCGAACCGGCAGGTTGCGCGGCAGGTTGTCGGCTTCGCCTTTCACCAGCTTGCGCATGAACAGTTTGACGATGCGGTCTTCCAGCGAGTGAAAGCTGATCACGACCAGGCGGCCGCCCACTTCCAGCGCTTCCAGCGCGGCATCAAGGCCGGCTTCCAGATCGCCCAGCTCGTTGTTGACGTGAATGCGCAAACCCTGGAACGCACGGGTGGCCGGGTTCTTGCCCTTTTCCCAAGCCGGGTTGGCGACTTTCAGCACTTCAGCCAGGTCGGCGGTGCGCTCGAAAGGTTTGATATCGCGACGCTCGGCCACGGCACGGGCCATGCGACCGGAGAAACGTTCTTCGCCGTATTCCTTGAACACCCGGGCAATTTCTTCCACCGGTGCGGTATTGACGAATTCCGCCGCGCTGATGCCACGGGACGGATCCATGCGCATGTCCAGCGGGCCGTCATTGAGAAAGCTGAAGCCGCGCTCGGCGTCATCGAGCTGCGGCGACGACACGCCCAGATCCAGCAGAATGCCGCTGACCTTGCCCGCCAGGCCGCGCTCGGCAACCACCGAACCGAGCTCGGCAAAGCTGCGCTGCACAACGACAAAGCGGCCGTCTTCGGCCGCTAGCGTTTGCCCGGTGGCAATCGCTTGTGGATCTTTGTCGAATCCGATGAGCCGCCCGTCCGTCCCGAGCTGGCTGAGGATCAGCCGACTATGCCCGCCGCGCCCGAACGTGCCGTCCAGATAGCAGCCATCAGGACGTACAGCGAGAGCCTCGACGGCTTCGTCAAGCAGTACGGTGATGTGGTTAAAGCCGCTATCAATAGTCACAGGATCAAATCACGCAGTTCATCAGGCATCGCGCCCGGTTGTTGAATAGCAGCAAGGTCAGCGGCAGACACCGCGTTCCATGCATCCTCGTCCCACAATTGGAACTTGTTCAGTTGGCCTACCAGCATCGCGCGCTTATCCAATTTGGCGTATTCGCGCAGACGCGGTGGAACCAGAAAACGACCACTGCCATCGAGTTCGAGGTCGACGGCATTACCAATCAGCAAACGCTGCAGGCGACGGTTCTCTTCGCGAAGTGAAGGGAGCGCGCGCAACTTGGTTTCAATAATTTCCCACTCGTCGAGCGGATAGACACACAGACACGGATCAACGGCATCAATGGTCACGATCAATTGGCCGGAACTGCGCGAATCGAGCTCGTCACGGTACCGGCTCGGCATGGCGAGACGGCCCTTTGCGTCGAGACTGATAGCGTTAGCTCCGCGAAACACGTCAGCGTTTCTCCAATTTTTATCGTTTTGAGCTCAAAAAACCCACTTCATGCCACTTTCCGCCACTTGCGCACACTATAGGAATGCGCCCACCACACCGTCAAGGCGCGGATTAAAGGAAAACCCTTACAGAACGGAGATTTAGGAGCATAAAAGAAGAAGCAACGAGAATCTGGCGGATGCATTCGACCCATAACTTGAGGCAGCACTGAAAGCTGCGCTCGAAAGTTAAAGTAATTTGTTAAGAGTAAGATTTTTTCGGTATTACAAAGGCGCTTCTGCTGTTGATTGAAGCAAGGTGGGAAATGGCTATTACTGAGTTTGCCGCTGCCGGATATCCAGCCCAGGCCTGCTGATAATAAACAGCCCTGTCGCCTTTAATTCAAGCAGGGAAAAGAAAAAGGTGGAGAGTCGATCTGTAAGCCGGGTTCTGTCTTGAACAGTCATTCGTCTACGATGGCCATCACTGGACATCTTTAGCAACCTACCCGGTCCCAGCGCGGGCCACGCCTTGGGACCCTATTTGGTCTTGCTCCAAGTGGGGTTTACCTAGCCACGAACTGTTGCCAGACGTGCGGTGCGCTCTTACCGCACCTTTTCACCCTTACCGGCGCCGAAGCGCTTAGGCGGTTATTTTCTGTGGCACTTTCCGTAGGCTCACGCCTCCCAGGCATTACCTGGCACTTCGCCCTATGGAGCCCGGACTTTCCTCCCCCCCCTAATTTTCATAGAGGGCAGCGACTGTCCGATCGACTCTCCGCCGCGAAGGTTAACGGCAGAGCGCCTGAAGAACAAGCGCTAAAAGCCTCAAGACCGCTATGGGCGACGGCTTACACGCCCTTCTGTTTATCCAGTGCTACCTGATACAGCACGTTTTTGCGCTCGCCGGTGATCTGCGCTGCCAAAGCAGCGGCGCGCTTGAGCGGCATCTCTTCAAGCAACAGATCGAGGATGCGCATCGCCTCACTGCTGACCGCATCTTCCGACTCTGGCGCCGCCCAGCCCGCGACCAGCACGACACATTCGCCGCGCTGCTGATTGCTGTCGGACTCAACGAATGCGCGCAACTCAGCCAGCGGCAGGCCCTTGAGCGTCTCGAACGTCTTGGTGATCTCGCGGGCCAGCAAAGCCTGGCGCTCACCGCCGAAGACTTCTTCCATATCCTGCAGACACTCAAGGATGCGATGCGGCGCCTCATAGAAAATCAGCGTGCGCGGTTCTTCCTTGACGGCCTCGAGACGCGCCTTGCGCCCGACCGACTTGGCTGGCAGAAAGCCTTCGAAGATAAAACGGTCGGACGGCAGCCCCGCCGCCGACAGCGCCGCAATCAATGCGCAGGCACCCGGCACCGGTACGACATTGATCCCGGCGGCGCGGGCCTGACGCACCAGGTGATAACCCGGATCGGAAATCAACGGCGTGCCGGCGTCGGAGATCAGCGCCACGTTATCGCCTGCCATGAGACGGGTAATAAAGCGGCTGCCTTCATCGCGCTCGTTGTGTTCATGGCAGGCAGCCAGCGGCGTAGCAATGCCGAAGTGCTGCATCAGGCGCGCCGAGTGCCGCGTGTCTTCGGCCGCAATAAGCGCCACTTCGCGCAGGATTTTCAGGGCCCGGGCGCTGATGTCGTCCAGGTTGCCGATGGGCGTCGCCACCACATAAAGCGAGCCAGCAGCGGAATTCAGGGAACCTGGAGCAATCAAAGCGCACACCTCGTGATCGGTAAAAGCGGCCATTGTAGCGCGTCACGAGGCGTGCGCGGCGCTCCGCCCAGGCACGGTTTTCCCCTCGGTTGTGCGCCACTGCAACATTTGCTCCAGCTAAATTGTCCGTTTCACGCCACTAACATCGCGCCCCGGCCAGTGCTTGGGTACAATTCGACGCTAATTTGATCGAGTATCAGGAACACTTACATGATCGCTTGCCTGCGGCTGTTCACTGCCCTCTGCCTCGCTGCCTTGCTGGCGGCCTGCGCCAGTTCCCCTTCCTCCAGCCTTGGCGAACTTCCACGGACCCCGGATGCCAGCATCGAGCAACTGCTCGAACAGGCCACCCAGGCTAAAACCCCGGAAAAAGCTGCCCTGTTGCGCCTGAGCGCGGCAGACCTGGCTTATCGCCAGGGCAATGCCGGCCAGTCCGCGCAAATCCTGCAACAAGTGCCAATCGAGCAGTTGAAGCCAGGCCAGCAGATTTTCGCCAGCACCCTGTCCGCCGAACTGGCCATGACCCGCAATCAGCCGAAAGCCGCGCTGACTGCCCTGAGCCACCCAAGCCTGCAACACCTGGGCGAAATGCCGGAAGAGCAGCAGGTGCGCACCGGCACCGTGCATGCCCGTGCACTGGAAGCCGATGGACAGACACTGGCCGCCGCCCGTGAGCGCGTGTTCATCGCGCCGATGCTGCAAGGCGAGGCGGCGAGCAAGAACCACGAAGCGATCTGGACGCTGATCGGCTCGCTGCCAACCGACCAGTTGCAACCGAACACCAGCGACGACCTCGGCGGCTGGATGGGCCTGGCCCTGGCGGTGAAATCCGCGGGCACCCTGGAACAGCAACAAGCCGCGATCGACGCCTGGCGTGCGCAGAATCCGAAGCACCCGGCCGCGATCAACCTGCCGCTGCCACTGACCAAACTCAAGGAGCTGGCCAGCCAGCCCCTGAGCAAAATCGCGCTGCTGTTGCCGCAGGATGGCCCGCTGGCCTCGGTCGGCAAAGCCCTGCGTGAAGGCTTCATGGCTGCGCACTACCAGGCCCAACAGGCCGGCCAGAAGCCGCCAGCCATTGAGTTCTATGACAGCTCGAAACTGACCTCGATGGACGAGTTCTACCGCAAGGCTCAGGCTGACGGCGTGCAACTGGTAGTCGGCCCGCTGGAAAAACCGCTGGTCAAACAACTGAGCACTCGCCCGCAACTGCCGATCACGACCCTCGCGCTGAACTACAGCGAAGGCGATCAAGGCCCGGCGCAGCTGTTCCAGTTCGGTCTGGCCGCTGAAGACGAAGCCCGCGAAGTCTCGCGCCGCGCACGTGCCGACGGCCTGCATCGCGCCGCAATCATGGTACCGAGAGGCGAATGGGGCGAGCGCGTACTGCGTGCGTTCAGCCAGGACTGGCAGGCCAACGGTGGCAGCATCGTTGCCACCGAACGTGTTGATCAGCCAGTGCAACTGGCCCAGCAGATCGCCGACATGTTCCAGCTGCGCCAGAGCGAAGCCCGCGCCAAGAGTCTGCAGAATGCCGCCGGCACCAACGTGGCCGCGCAGCCTTCGCGTCGTCAGGACATCGAATTCATCTTCCTGGCCGCCACTCCGCAACAGGCGCAACAGATCAAGCCGACCCTGAACTTCCAGTACGCCGGTGACGTACCGGTGTACGCGACCTCACACGTGTACAGCGCCAGTGGCGACGTCAACCAGTACAACGACATGAACGGCATTCGCTTCTGCGAAACCCCGTGGCTGCTGGAAACCAGCGACCCGCTGCGTCAGCAAGTGGTTGCACAGTGGCCACAGGCTGCCGGCAGCCTCGGTCGCCTGTACGCCATGGGCGTCGATGCTTATCGTCTGGCTCCGCGCCTGGGTCAGCTCAAGGCACTGCCGGACAGCCGCATCGACGGCGAGTCGGGTAGCCTCGGCATGACCCAGACCCAGCGTGTCGTGCGTCAGCTGCCGTGGGCACAGTTCGTCAGCGGTCAGGTTCAACGCCTGCCGGACACTCCGCGCTGATGCCTGACAGGTCACGCTCGCAAAGCGGCAAGGATGCCGAGCGCCAGGCGCTCGAGCATCTGCAGAACCAGGGGCTGCGCCTGTTGGCGCAGAACTGGTTATGTAAACGCGGCGAGCTTGATCTGGTCATGCTTGATGGCGATACAGTAGTATTCGTTGAAGTTCGCTACAGAAAAAACACTCAATGGGGTGGCGCGCTCGCTAGCATTGATGAGCGCAAGCAGCAGAAATTGATTTTCGCTGCGCAGTATTTTCTTCAGCGCGAGTCGCGTTGGGCCAATTCCCCCTGCCGCTTCGACGTGGTGGCCATCGACAGCCATCCGGATCAGCTGAACTGGTTGCAGAATGCGTTCGACAGCTGATCGCCTGTAACCGACCGGATTTTCACCCGACACATTTTGCTCTTTGCTTTGCGGGCTGCACATTCATGTGCCGGACAGCCGCGCTACTTAAGGTCACACAGATGGACATGCAATCCCGAATTCGCCAGCTTTTCCAGGCCAGTATCGACACCAAGCAACAGGCGATGGACGTACTTGCACCGCACATCGAGCAAGCCAGCCAGATCATGGTCAACGCCCTGCTCAACGAGGGCAAAATGCTTTCGTGCGGCAACGGCGGCTCCGCTGGCGACGCCCAGCACTTTTCGTCGGAGCTGCTCAACCGCTTCGAGCGCGAACGCCCGAGCCTGCCAGCCATCGCGCTGACCACCGACACGTCGACGATCACTTCGATCGCCAACGACTACAGCTACAACGAAGTGTTCTCCAAACAGATCCGTGCGCTCGGCCAGCCCGGCGATGTCTTGCTGGCGATTTCGACCAGCGGCAACTCGGCGAACATTATTCAGGCGATCCAGGCCGCACATGATCGCGAAATGATTGTCGTAGCTTTGACCGGACGCGATGGCGGCGGCATGGCGTCGCTGCTGTTGCCCGAGGATGTCGAAATTCGCGTACCGGCCAACGTCACTGCACGTATTCAAGAAGTCCACTTGCTGGCGATCCATTGCCTCTGCGATCTGATCGACAGCCAACTGTTCGGGAGTGAAGAATGACCCCTAATCGCCTTGGCCTTCTGGCCTTGACCCTGTGCCTCGGCATCAGCGGCTGCACCTCGGTGGTGAACGCCAGCCGTGAAGCGCCGATCGAAGACGACCGCGGCACCCGCACCTTCGGCAGCAAGATCGACGACTCGTTGATCGAAACCAAAGTGGGCGTGAACGTGGCCAAGGCCGACCCGGCCCTGGACAACGGCTCGCACATCGTCGTCACCAGCTTCAACGGCGTCGTGCTGCTGGCCGGCCAGACGCCGCGCGAAGACCTCAAGGCCAAAGCCGAACAGGCTGCCGCCAACGTCCAGCGTGTGAAGAAGGTGCACAACGAACTGCAAGTGATTGCACCTTCAAGCTTCCTCGCCCGCCAGAACGACGCCTGGCTGACCACCAAGATCAAGACTCAGATGCTGACCGACGCCAGTATTCCCGGCTCGCGCATCAAGGTCGTGACCGAGAACGGTATCGTCTACCTGCTGGGCCTGCTGACCAAGCAGGAAGCCCAACAGGCAACCAATCTGGTGCAAAGCGTTTCTGGCGTGCAGAAGATCGTGAAGCTGTTCGAATACATCGACTGATTTGCAGCACCTGCGCAATAAAAAAGGCGACCCTTTCGGGTCGCCTTTTTTTTACTTCACCACTTTCAGGCTTGGCCGGCCACTCGGGCGCGGCGGCTCGCTGTCCGGCGGCGGCAAGTCGTCATCCGGTTCGATGTCGTCTTCGTCATCCATCGGCGACTCAAGATCGAACACCATGCCCTGACCGTTCTCCCGGGCATAGATCCCCAGGATCGCGCTGATCGGCACATACAGGCTGTGCGGAACACCGCCGAAGCGACCTTCAAAGGTCACCACGTCGTTATCCATGTGCAGATGGCGCACGGCACTGGGCGAGATGTTCAGGACAATCTGTCCGTCACTGGCGAAACCCTGCGGCACCTGCACCGCCGGGTATTCGGAATTGACCAGCATGTGCGGGGTGCAATCGTTATCAACAATCCACTCGTAGAGCGCGCGGACCAGATAAGGTCGACTGGAGTTCATAGCGGCTCCTTAAGCCTTAGCGCATATCGCGTTCGACGCCAGACAGACTCGCCTGGAAAGCCTCACGCGCAAACTGGCGCTCCATATAATCAAGCAGCGGCTTGGCCGGCCGCGGCAGTTCAATACCCAGAATCGGCAAACGCCAGAGTATTGGCAATAGGCAGCAATCCACCAGACTTTGTTCCTCGCTGAGGAAAAACGGCTTGTCGGCGAACAGCGGCGACACGCCGGTCAGGCTTTCACGCAATTCCTTGCGCGCCACGACACGCGCGGCTTCCTTGGTTTTCGGATCCAGAATCAGATCCACCAGACCACACCAGTCGCGCTGGATGCGGTGAATCAGCAGACGACTGTTGGCACGCGCCACCGGATAAACCGGCATCAAGGGCGGGTGCGGGTAACGCTCATCCAGATATTCCATCACCACGGTCGACTCCCAGAGCGCCAGGTCACGATCGACCAGCGTAGGGAGACTGCCGTAAGGGTTCACCTCAATCAGTTTAGGCGGCTGGCGACCAGCTTCCACATAAATGATCTCGGCGCTGACACCCTTCTCTGCAAGTACGATGCGCACTCGGTGGGAATAGTGGTCGGCGGGGTCGGAGTAACAGGCCAACCGATTGGTCACGCCCATGGCGATCCTCCTCGCTTGTTGAAATTGTCGGAACCGGAAAAACGCGCGCGCCCAGAGGGCGCCTCCCGCAACCTCTGGCTGACCAGACGTTGCGTTATCAGAGGCGCCCTTGGGCGCGCGCGATTAACAGCAATGCTTGAAGCGTATCAGTGCACGTCTTTCCAGTATTCACGCTTGAGCAGGTAGGCGAACACAAAGAAGAACGCCAGGTACAGCAAGACGTAAGTACCGATGCGCTGATGTTGCAGCTTAACCGGGTTAGCCGAGTAAGCCAGGAAGGTTACCAGATTCTTGACCTTCTCATCGAACTGCTCTTCGTTCAGAGCACCGGTTTTCGGCACGATGGTCAACTGATCGCACGCTTCATGAGTCAGCGGCGTACCGGTCAGCGGATCATATTGCTTCTTGCCGTCTTCAACGATCTGCACTTGTTTGCAGCCAACCACCTGACGACCTTGCAGGCCGACCAGCACGTTAGGCATGCCGACGTTCGGGAAGACCTTGTTGTTCACGCCCCATGGACGTGCAGGATCTTCGTAGAACGAACGCAGGTAACCGTAGAGCCAGTCGGTGCCGCGCACACGCGCCACCAGGGTCAGATCCGGTGGCGCTGCACCGAACCAGGTCTTGGCGTCCGCCGGCTGCATGCCGATGTACATGTGATCGCCGATCTTGGCACCAGTGAACACCAGCTTCTCCAGCATCATTTCGTGTGGAATGCCGAGGTCATCGGCCACCCGCTCGTAACGCTGGAACTTGGCACTGTGGCAACCCATGCAATAGTTGGCAAAAGTGCGCGCGCCATCTTGCAGGGCAGCCTTGTCGGACACGTCAATGTCGACCTTTTCCAGTTCTGGACCACCGTGTTCAGCGGCGAAAGACAGCACAGGCAGCGCAGCAAAAATCAGAGCAAAAAATAACTTTTTCATCAGCCAGTCACCCTTTCCGGAACCGGTTTGGTCTTCTCGAGCCTGGTGTAGAACGGCATCAGAATGAAGTAGGCGAAGTACAGGAAGGTGCAGACCTGCGATACCAGCGTGCGCTCCGGCGTCGGCGCAAGCACACCGAGAATGCCGAGAATCACGAAGGAAATGCAGAACACCACCAGCCAGATCTTGCTCATCCAGCCCTTGTAGCGCATCGATTTGACCGGACTGCGGTCAAGCCAGGGCAGGACAAAGAGCAAGGCGATCGAAGCACCCATGGCGATCACGCCCATGAGTTTGTCCGGGATCGCACGCAAGATCGCGTAGAACGGCGTGAAGTACCAGACCGGTGCAATGTGCTCTGGCGTCTTGAACGGGTTGGCCTGCTCGAAGTTTGGTTTTTCGAGGAAGTAGCCGCCCATTTCCGGGAAGAAGAACACGATAAAGCAGAAGATGAACAGGAACACCACCACGCCGACGATGTCTTTCACGGTGTAGTACGGGTGGAAGGCAATACCGTCCAGCGGGATACCGTTCTCGTCTTTGTGCTTCTTGATGTCGACGCCGTCAGGGTTGTTCGAACCGACCTCGT encodes:
- the ftsL gene encoding cell division protein FtsL; this translates as MSKLFAKPLPGGSFLMLLLFIGVLVSAIGVSYSAHWNRQLLNTLYNELSVRDKAQAEWGRLILEQSTWTAHSRIEVLATEQLKMHIPGAADVKMVAP
- the rsmH gene encoding 16S rRNA (cytosine(1402)-N(4))-methyltransferase RsmH, giving the protein MTIDSGFNHITVLLDEAVEALAVRPDGCYLDGTFGRGGHSRLILSQLGTDGRLIGFDKDPQAIATGQTLAAEDGRFVVVQRSFAELGSVVAERGLAGKVSGILLDLGVSSPQLDDAERGFSFLNDGPLDMRMDPSRGISAAEFVNTAPVEEIARVFKEYGEERFSGRMARAVAERRDIKPFERTADLAEVLKVANPAWEKGKNPATRAFQGLRIHVNNELGDLEAGLDAALEALEVGGRLVVISFHSLEDRIVKLFMRKLVKGEADNLPRNLPVRHVAFEPKIKIHGKAQTASDAELKANPRSRSAVMRVAEKLR
- the mraZ gene encoding division/cell wall cluster transcriptional repressor MraZ; the encoded protein is MFRGANAISLDAKGRLAMPSRYRDELDSRSSGQLIVTIDAVDPCLCVYPLDEWEIIETKLRALPSLREENRRLQRLLIGNAVDLELDGSGRFLVPPRLREYAKLDKRAMLVGQLNKFQLWDEDAWNAVSAADLAAIQQPGAMPDELRDLIL
- the rsmI gene encoding 16S rRNA (cytidine(1402)-2'-O)-methyltransferase, which produces MAAFTDHEVCALIAPGSLNSAAGSLYVVATPIGNLDDISARALKILREVALIAAEDTRHSARLMQHFGIATPLAACHEHNERDEGSRFITRLMAGDNVALISDAGTPLISDPGYHLVRQARAAGINVVPVPGACALIAALSAAGLPSDRFIFEGFLPAKSVGRKARLEAVKEEPRTLIFYEAPHRILECLQDMEEVFGGERQALLAREITKTFETLKGLPLAELRAFVESDSNQQRGECVVLVAGWAAPESEDAVSSEAMRILDLLLEEMPLKRAAALAAQITGERKNVLYQVALDKQKGV
- a CDS encoding penicillin-binding protein activator, with translation MIACLRLFTALCLAALLAACASSPSSSLGELPRTPDASIEQLLEQATQAKTPEKAALLRLSAADLAYRQGNAGQSAQILQQVPIEQLKPGQQIFASTLSAELAMTRNQPKAALTALSHPSLQHLGEMPEEQQVRTGTVHARALEADGQTLAAARERVFIAPMLQGEAASKNHEAIWTLIGSLPTDQLQPNTSDDLGGWMGLALAVKSAGTLEQQQAAIDAWRAQNPKHPAAINLPLPLTKLKELASQPLSKIALLLPQDGPLASVGKALREGFMAAHYQAQQAGQKPPAIEFYDSSKLTSMDEFYRKAQADGVQLVVGPLEKPLVKQLSTRPQLPITTLALNYSEGDQGPAQLFQFGLAAEDEAREVSRRARADGLHRAAIMVPRGEWGERVLRAFSQDWQANGGSIVATERVDQPVQLAQQIADMFQLRQSEARAKSLQNAAGTNVAAQPSRRQDIEFIFLAATPQQAQQIKPTLNFQYAGDVPVYATSHVYSASGDVNQYNDMNGIRFCETPWLLETSDPLRQQVVAQWPQAAGSLGRLYAMGVDAYRLAPRLGQLKALPDSRIDGESGSLGMTQTQRVVRQLPWAQFVSGQVQRLPDTPR
- a CDS encoding YraN family protein codes for the protein MPDRSRSQSGKDAERQALEHLQNQGLRLLAQNWLCKRGELDLVMLDGDTVVFVEVRYRKNTQWGGALASIDERKQQKLIFAAQYFLQRESRWANSPCRFDVVAIDSHPDQLNWLQNAFDS
- a CDS encoding phosphoheptose isomerase, which gives rise to MDMQSRIRQLFQASIDTKQQAMDVLAPHIEQASQIMVNALLNEGKMLSCGNGGSAGDAQHFSSELLNRFERERPSLPAIALTTDTSTITSIANDYSYNEVFSKQIRALGQPGDVLLAISTSGNSANIIQAIQAAHDREMIVVALTGRDGGGMASLLLPEDVEIRVPANVTARIQEVHLLAIHCLCDLIDSQLFGSEE
- a CDS encoding BON domain-containing protein, yielding MTPNRLGLLALTLCLGISGCTSVVNASREAPIEDDRGTRTFGSKIDDSLIETKVGVNVAKADPALDNGSHIVVTSFNGVVLLAGQTPREDLKAKAEQAAANVQRVKKVHNELQVIAPSSFLARQNDAWLTTKIKTQMLTDASIPGSRIKVVTENGIVYLLGLLTKQEAQQATNLVQSVSGVQKIVKLFEYID
- a CDS encoding ClpXP protease specificity-enhancing factor: MNSSRPYLVRALYEWIVDNDCTPHMLVNSEYPAVQVPQGFASDGQIVLNISPSAVRHLHMDNDVVTFEGRFGGVPHSLYVPISAILGIYARENGQGMVFDLESPMDDEDDIEPDDDLPPPDSEPPRPSGRPSLKVVK
- a CDS encoding glutathione S-transferase N-terminal domain-containing protein, producing MGVTNRLACYSDPADHYSHRVRIVLAEKGVSAEIIYVEAGRQPPKLIEVNPYGSLPTLVDRDLALWESTVVMEYLDERYPHPPLMPVYPVARANSRLLIHRIQRDWCGLVDLILDPKTKEAARVVARKELRESLTGVSPLFADKPFFLSEEQSLVDCCLLPILWRLPILGIELPRPAKPLLDYMERQFAREAFQASLSGVERDMR
- a CDS encoding cytochrome c1 translates to MKKLFFALIFAALPVLSFAAEHGGPELEKVDIDVSDKAALQDGARTFANYCMGCHSAKFQRYERVADDLGIPHEMMLEKLVFTGAKIGDHMYIGMQPADAKTWFGAAPPDLTLVARVRGTDWLYGYLRSFYEDPARPWGVNNKVFPNVGMPNVLVGLQGRQVVGCKQVQIVEDGKKQYDPLTGTPLTHEACDQLTIVPKTGALNEEQFDEKVKNLVTFLAYSANPVKLQHQRIGTYVLLYLAFFFVFAYLLKREYWKDVH